The proteins below come from a single Dioscorea cayenensis subsp. rotundata cultivar TDr96_F1 unplaced genomic scaffold, TDr96_F1_v2_PseudoChromosome.rev07_lg8_w22 25.fasta BLBR01001787.1, whole genome shotgun sequence genomic window:
- the LOC120256988 gene encoding LOW QUALITY PROTEIN: protein CIA1-like (The sequence of the model RefSeq protein was modified relative to this genomic sequence to represent the inferred CDS: deleted 2 bases in 2 codons), with protein sequence MDLMDGKLELRETQKLEGHSDRVWSLAWNPVTGTGGVLAMLASCSGDKTVRIWQQGSSKSFDCTAVLEDTHTRTVRSWAWSPSGKLLATASFDATTGIWQQIGSDFECVATLEGHENEVKSVAWNASGSLIATCGRDKSVWIWEMQSGNEFECISVLQGHTQDVKMVLWHPFVDVLVSVSYDNSIKVWVEDGDDDWHCVQSLGEAGSGHTSTVWASSFSECGNRMVTCSDDLTLKIWDTSGNPSQTSGDGYVPWQHICTLSGYHGRTIFSVSWSSEGVIASGAGDDALRLFVANKDNLVDGPSYSMLLKKEKAHAMDVNSVQWNPKDPQVLASASDDGSVKIWELVDVSQ encoded by the exons ATGGATTTGATGGATGGGAAGCTGGAGCTGAGGGAGACTCAGAAGCTCGAGGGGCACAGCGATAGAGTGTGGAGCTTGGCGTGGAATCCGGTAACGGGAACCGGTGGGGTGTTGGCTATGCTCGCCTCC TGCAGCGGCGATAAGACCGTCAGGATCTGGCAACAGGGATCCTCTAAATCATTTGACTGCACG GCTGTTCTTGAAGATACTCATACACGGACTGTTCGCTCGTGG GCATGGTCACCTAGTGGCAAGTTGTTGGCAACAGCAAGCTTTGACGCCACAACTGGAATATGGCAGCAGATTGGTTCTGATTTCGAATGTGTTGCAACGTTGGAG GGCCATGAAAATGAGGTCAAGAGTGTTGCATGGAATGCTTCTGGGTCCCTGATTGCAACGTGTGGTCGGGATAAATCTGTTTGGATATGGGAAATGCAATCTGGTAATGAATTTGAATGTATTTCAGTGTTACAAGGTCATACACAGGATGTTAAGATGGTGCTATGGCATCCTTTCGTTGATGTTCTGGTTTCTGTCAGTTATGACAACTCTATCAAG GTTTGGGTGGAGGATGGCGATGATGATTGGCATTGTGTGCAATCTTTAGGTGAAGCTGGCAG TGGTCATACATCTACAGTTTGGGCATCATCCTTCAGTGAGTGTGGAAATAGAATGGTGACTTGCAG TGATGATCTTACCTTGAAGATATGGGATACCAGTGGAAATCCATCTCAGACAAGTGGTGATGGCTATGTACCATG GCAGCATATCTGTACTCTCTCTGGATATCATGGTCGGACCATATTTTCTGTGAGTTGGTCAAG TGAGGGTGTAATTGCTAGTGGAGCAGGTGATGATGCTTTACGTCTTTTTGTTGCGAACAAGGACAATCTG GTTGATGGGCCATCTTATAGCATGCTGCTGAAGAAGGAAAAGGCTCATGCTATGGATGTAAACTCAGTGCAGTGGAATCCAAAG GATCCACAAGTTTTAGCTTCAGCAAGTGATGATGGATCAGTCAAAATATGGGAACTTGTAGATGTTTCTCAGTGA